The nucleotide window ATATTTTTTTATCTAATAGATGAGAATAACTATTATTATTAAAAATATCCCTATTTCAGTAAAATTTATTGCAAAAACTTTAAATCAAAAATAGAAAGGAGGTGTTTTTTATGCCCGGAGGAGATAGAACAGGCCCTCTAGGATTAGGACCAGGAACAGGTTGGGGTATGGGTTACTGTTACGGCTATCCAGTTGCAGGCTATGCCAATCCTGCTGGAGGAAGGTGGTTTGGGTTTGGTCGAGGATGGGGCAGAGGCATGGGTTGGGGACGTGGCGGGTTTGGCAGAGGAAGAGGCTTTTGGCGAGGAGGAGCATATCCCTATGCGTATAATCCAGGGGTTTATTCATACGCTTCTTATGGATATCCCGATGCTCCAAATATAACCCCACAGCAGGAAGCGGATATGCTAAGAGAAGAAGCCAAGTCCATGCAGGACGAGATTAAAAGTATAAATGAGCGTATAGCAGGACTTGAGTCCGAGACGAAGGCTAAGGCTAAAGATAAAGGCCGTTAATATGAATAAAATGAGCAGGAGTAGAATACCCCACTCTATTCCTGCTCGTTTAAAAATTTAAAAAAGGAGATTAAGCTTGAAAGTATCAATCTCTACGGATGGAGATTCTGTATCTCTTCATTTCGGTCGTTGCCCTACATTTACCATTGTTGAGATTGATGATAAGGGTTTGGTGAATAAAAAGGCAATTGATAATCCAGGTCATCATCCCGGGCTTTTACCTCAATTTTTTCATGAACAAGGCATAGATTGTGTTATTGCAGGAGGTATGGGGGCAAGAGCCTCAGGATTATTTAAACAATATGGCATAGAAACTCTTACTGGAATTAGCGGGAGGATTGATGAGGTTATAGATAAATTAATCAAAGGAACCCTTGAAGGCGGAGAATCCTTATGCATTCCTGGTTCTGGTAAGAATTATGGCTTGGATAAAACCGAATGTGATCACGCTTCTGATCATAAAGAGTAGTTTAAAAAACCAATAATCAAAGAAAGAGGTGATAATAATGAAGATTTGCGTTACTTCTCAGGGAGAGAATTTGGATTCAGAAGTTGATTCCAGGTTTGGAAGAAGTCATTACTTTATTATTGTAGATTCAGAAAATCTCGATTTTGAATCTATAAAAAATCCTAACATTGAGGCTGTGGGTGGAGCAGGAATCCAGTCAGCCCAATTAATTGCAAATAAAGGGGCAAAAGTTTTGCTTACAGGTCACTGTGGGCCAAATGGATTTCATACCTTACAGGCAGCAGGTGTCGAGGTAATTGTTGGAGCATCTGGAACTGTTAAAGAGGCGATTGAAAAATATAAAAAAGGTGAGCTTAAAGCAACGGATAGTCCAGATGTAATGTCTGAGTTTGGAATGCCTAAAAAGAGCTATGAACTTTAAATAATAGAAAGGAGGTTTAAAATGCCATTTGGAGATGGAACAGGCCCTCTCGGGCAAGGTCCAGGAACAGGGAGAAGAAACGGTGGTGCTGGCAGGGGCCGTATGGGTGGCAATCGACCTGGGGCAGGCCCTTCAGGTAATTGTATCTGTCCAAGTTGTGGAAAAAAGGTGGCACATCAAATTGGTGTTCCTTGCTCTACCGCAACCTGTCCTAATTGCGGTTCAAAAATGGTTAGAGAATAAAATTCTTTCAAATAGATACCAGATTTAAGTAATACTTCTCATCATTTGAGAATGAATATTTCCCAAAAAAAATAAAAAAGAAGAAAGTTAAAAAACCTGTTTACCAAAAAGAAACTCCTGAAAGGAACGGGCGATGATCATTTCTGTTGCTAGCGGTAAGGGTGGGACGGGAAAGACAACCGTCGCTGTAAGTCTGGCATTGTCTCTGTCTAATGTTCAGCTTCTGGACTGCGATGTCGAGGAGCCAAACGCCCATCTTTTTTTAAAATACCAAATCAAAGAAAAAAGGTCTGTTTTTGTCCCTGTCCCAAAAGTAGATGAATCTCAATGCAACTTCTGTGGTAAGTGTGCTGAAGTCTGTGCCTATAATGCAATTGCGGTCTTGAAAAACAAGGTATTAATCTTCCCCGAACTCTGTCATGGGTGTGGTGGCTGCAGTCTTTTTTGTCCTGAAAAGGCAATTTTTGAAGTAGATAAGGAGATAGGGGAATTAGAGATAGGAAAGAATGGTAAAAATATCGATTTTGTCCAAGGTATATTGAAGGTTGGCGAAGCAAGGTCTTCTCCTTTAATAAGAGAGGTTAAAAAATACATCGATACAGACAAGGAGGTTATTATAGATGCTCCACCTGGCACGAGGTGCTCTGTTGTCGAATCCATCAAGAGAAGTAATTTTTGTATTCTTGTTACAGAGCCGACGCCTTTTGGTCTTCATGATTTAACTCTTGCGGTTGATGTATTGCAAAAGATGAAGATTCCTTTTGGTGTTGTCATCAATCGCTCAGATCTGGGAGATAAAAAAGTTGATGCTTACTGTCTTAAAGAAAATATTCCAATATTAATGAGAATCCCTTTTAGTAAGAATATAGCTGTGGCTTATTCTAAGGGGATTCCCGTAGTACAAGAAAAACCAGAATACTTGAGTAAGTTCAAAGGGCTTTTCCGTACCATAAGGGCTCTTTCGAAAAAATCAAGAGGGGGGTAGAAGCTATAAATATTTAAAAAACTTTTTTAGAAATGAGAAGGAGCGAATAAAATGCCGCTGTATAGCTTTATTTGTAATGACTGTGGAGCACAGTTTGAACTTTTAGTGGGCATGATTTGTGGAGAAGAAGAAAAGGTCTGCAAGGAATGCGGGAGTACTAAAATCTCTCGGCAGATGAGTAGCTTTAGTTTAGGCAAATCCTCCGGCACAGGTGGAAACTCAAGCTGTACCACACCAACCTGAGGAATATAATCTTTGGGGCAGTTGTCCTATACAAGCTCGATCAACATTTTCAAGGAGAAAAATGAGCCATATAAGAAAAAGCAGACAGTTTATCTATAAAAACCATGTAAAATGGTTAAAAGAAAGAAAAGGGCTTCTCTCATCTTCTGGAAAATCGACTATTGAGGTGGCTACACCACCCGAATTTAAAGGCCATCCTGACATATGGACTCCAGAAGATTTTTTTGTATCTTCTGTCAATATCTGTATTATGACCACTTTTTTGTATTTTGCTGAGAAAGAAAAGCTTGAATTGGTAAATTATGAGAGTTTTGCAGAGGGAACCTTAGAACGAGTAGAGGACAAATTCATGTTTTCCAAGATAAAAGTATTTCCTCAGATTTTTGTTGCATCTTTTGCAGACATTGAAAAGGCAAAAGACCTTTTAGGACTATCTGAAAAGGGATGTCTCATATCCAACTCAATAAAATCTGATGTTGAGATTAAACCTGAGATAGAAATTGGTTCTAAAGAATGATTTAAGATTTTGATTGTAATAAAAAATATTTATAAACTGTTATTAAGCCATATAATATCTTTTAACACCGATTGAATAAACATATCAACAACTTAGGGGTTATCACCAGTGAAACAAATCATTGTTATCAGCGGTAAAGGCGGAACAGGTAAGACGATTATCACGGCAAGCTTTGCCTCATTAGCTAAAAATAAAGTCATGGCTGATTGTGATGTCGACGCAGCGGATTTACATCTTTTGCTAAAACCAGTAGTCAAAGAAAGGAATCAATTCAAAAGTGGGCAGACTGCCAAGATTAATAAAAATCTGTGCTCGAAGTGTGGAGAATGTGTAAAAGCCTGTCATTTTGATGCAATAAGTAAAGATTTCATTATTGATTTCCTTTCCTGCGAAGGATGTGCTGTTTGTAGTCTTATCTGTCCTGATAAAGCTATATCCATGGAAGATAATCTATCGGGGGAATGGTTTATCTCTGAAACAAAATACGGCCCAATGGTACACGCAAAATTAGGAATTGCTGCAGAAAATTCTGGAAAACTTGTTACCATGGTGAGAAGGGCTGCAAAGCTGATTGCAGAAAAAGAACAGAAGGATTATTGCATTATAGATGGACCGCCTGGAATCGGCTGCCCAGTTATTGCCTCATTGGTTGGCGTTGACTTTGCATTGATAGTCACGGAACCAACTCTATCTGGCATTCATGATCTAAAAAGGGTCCTTAGCATTGCCAAACAAAATAAGATAAAAACCTCTGTATGCATAAATAAGTATGATCTAAATCTTGAAAATACTCAAAAGATAAAAGATTTCTGCAAAAAATCTAAGGTAGATATGGCAGGAGACATCCCTTTTGACAAAGAGGCTGTCAAATCTTTAATTAATGCAGTGCCTCTCGTAGAATATGATGAAAACCGAGAAGCTTCCATAAGAATAAAAGAGATGTGGAATAAAATCAAGAAGACGTTATGGCAAGATATGGAACTAAAGAAAGAGGTAGTAAAAAATTAAAAATATGTGAAAGATTCTGAATTTAACAAATAAGTATCTTTCCTTAGAGATAAAGATTCTTGAAATTAGTATGGTCAGTTCCATACTATTTGGCTGTGACAAAGGGAGATTAAAATGAGTGAAAAGGTAAATCAAAAAAACCGTAAGGAACAAATAGAAAAGCAGATAAAGAGAGTCAAAGAAAACATGACTAAAATAAGAAATAAATTGATGGTTTTTAGTGGAAAAGGTGGTGTCGGTAAAACTACGACTGCAGTTAATCTGGCCTATGGATTAGCTACAAGAGGATATCAAACGGGGATATTGGATGTCGATATTCATGGCCCCAACGTTCCAAAGATGTTAGGGATTGAGAACTCAAGAATTATGGTTTCTGACTTAGGGATTGAACCTGTAAGCCTACTCCCCAACTTAAAGGTAATGAGTCTTGCTTTGATTGGTTTGGGAAAAGATGAACCTGTTGTCTGGAGAGGACCTCTTAAGGCTGGGTTAATAAGACAGTTTCTGGCTGATGTCAATTGGGGAAAACTTGATTATCTTATTGTAGATTCTCCTCCAGGAACCGGGGATGAGCCTTTATCTATCTGTCAGCTTATATCAGATATAAACGGTGCAATCATTGTTACTACTCCTCAAGATGTGGCCATCTTAGATTCAAGAAAAGGTGTTTTATTTGCGAAAAAACTAAAT belongs to Nitrospinota bacterium and includes:
- a CDS encoding OsmC family protein codes for the protein MSHIRKSRQFIYKNHVKWLKERKGLLSSSGKSTIEVATPPEFKGHPDIWTPEDFFVSSVNICIMTTFLYFAEKEKLELVNYESFAEGTLERVEDKFMFSKIKVFPQIFVASFADIEKAKDLLGLSEKGCLISNSIKSDVEIKPEIEIGSKE
- a CDS encoding Mrp/NBP35 family ATP-binding protein; amino-acid sequence: MSEKVNQKNRKEQIEKQIKRVKENMTKIRNKLMVFSGKGGVGKTTTAVNLAYGLATRGYQTGILDVDIHGPNVPKMLGIENSRIMVSDLGIEPVSLLPNLKVMSLALIGLGKDEPVVWRGPLKAGLIRQFLADVNWGKLDYLIVDSPPGTGDEPLSICQLISDINGAIIVTTPQDVAILDSRKGVLFAKKLNIPFIGVIENMSGLVCPYCQKSIDLFKTGGGQKIANDLEVSFLGKIPIEPDIVKLSDEGKPFIYFRKKTETAKVFEEIIDKMENSLTLKVH
- a CDS encoding zinc ribbon domain-containing protein gives rise to the protein MPLYSFICNDCGAQFELLVGMICGEEEKVCKECGSTKISRQMSSFSLGKSSGTGGNSSCTTPT
- a CDS encoding ATP-binding protein, encoding MKQIIVISGKGGTGKTIITASFASLAKNKVMADCDVDAADLHLLLKPVVKERNQFKSGQTAKINKNLCSKCGECVKACHFDAISKDFIIDFLSCEGCAVCSLICPDKAISMEDNLSGEWFISETKYGPMVHAKLGIAAENSGKLVTMVRRAAKLIAEKEQKDYCIIDGPPGIGCPVIASLVGVDFALIVTEPTLSGIHDLKRVLSIAKQNKIKTSVCINKYDLNLENTQKIKDFCKKSKVDMAGDIPFDKEAVKSLINAVPLVEYDENREASIRIKEMWNKIKKTLWQDMELKKEVVKN
- a CDS encoding NifB/NifX family molybdenum-iron cluster-binding protein, coding for MKICVTSQGENLDSEVDSRFGRSHYFIIVDSENLDFESIKNPNIEAVGGAGIQSAQLIANKGAKVLLTGHCGPNGFHTLQAAGVEVIVGASGTVKEAIEKYKKGELKATDSPDVMSEFGMPKKSYEL
- a CDS encoding ATP-binding protein, which encodes MIISVASGKGGTGKTTVAVSLALSLSNVQLLDCDVEEPNAHLFLKYQIKEKRSVFVPVPKVDESQCNFCGKCAEVCAYNAIAVLKNKVLIFPELCHGCGGCSLFCPEKAIFEVDKEIGELEIGKNGKNIDFVQGILKVGEARSSPLIREVKKYIDTDKEVIIDAPPGTRCSVVESIKRSNFCILVTEPTPFGLHDLTLAVDVLQKMKIPFGVVINRSDLGDKKVDAYCLKENIPILMRIPFSKNIAVAYSKGIPVVQEKPEYLSKFKGLFRTIRALSKKSRGG
- a CDS encoding DUF5320 domain-containing protein; this encodes MPGGDRTGPLGLGPGTGWGMGYCYGYPVAGYANPAGGRWFGFGRGWGRGMGWGRGGFGRGRGFWRGGAYPYAYNPGVYSYASYGYPDAPNITPQQEADMLREEAKSMQDEIKSINERIAGLESETKAKAKDKGR
- a CDS encoding NifB/NifX family molybdenum-iron cluster-binding protein; the protein is MKVSISTDGDSVSLHFGRCPTFTIVEIDDKGLVNKKAIDNPGHHPGLLPQFFHEQGIDCVIAGGMGARASGLFKQYGIETLTGISGRIDEVIDKLIKGTLEGGESLCIPGSGKNYGLDKTECDHASDHKE